In Telopea speciosissima isolate NSW1024214 ecotype Mountain lineage chromosome 10, Tspe_v1, whole genome shotgun sequence, the DNA window GCTTGAAGTGCATATTTATCTGCTTTAACCTGTCCATGTAGCACATCTTTGATAAATGAAGCAGATATTAACTTTTATACATTAAAAATAGTTCACTCTCATAACttcaaagaaaaaggagaaaatgaaaaatgcaaATCTGGTGTCGCCGATTTAAACATCTTTAAGTGCTGGAATAGTTTAATCATCAAAAGGTTAAGGTCACTCTCAGTTAAGCCTGAAGATGACTACATTCGCATGAGGTTAAAACTAAAAACATACAGTTCCATGGAACCTAGTGATTTCCTACTCTATCTTATAGATTGGAACTGCAAAATCTATGAATGTCATTACACCTTGAATTGCTTGTAAGTATCTGAAGTCCAAAACCATATATAATCATGCGAATAAGCATTTCTCATACTTTGGCAGTACAAACAAACTGTACATTTTATCACATGGCATAAAACAAGCTGTCTCAAATCTAGAATCTAAAACTATCTATCTATCCATGAAATAAAGAGAGATATGAACATTTGATGTTGACGCcatcgccttgattttttactctctccaacgccttgggtcacctacacgccgtgacaactatggcccACTCACATGGCATCTGCCTTGGGCACTAAAAACCTTATTATTGGTGAGAACTACTAAATCATTACCCAATTAAGTAGGTGGTCATGTACTCATGTCATATGAGATGTATTGGATTATAAAATGACAAATCCTGGATGAGTCCCTCACTTAAGTAGGGGCATACTTGTCATCTTAAGAGTTTTATAATTGAACAAATACCTAGTGACCAGATCGGTGGTGAAAATTTTTCCCTACTAATGAATCACACTTctgttctcttttctttctttcttttcatgtttCCTCCCTATTCAATGTTCAGATCTGCTACATGGTATCCGAGGGCTGATACAGGGCACGTAATTGTTCACGTATTGTTCCCCTCTGCTGAACCAGAAATTTATTTATCCTTCCTGTTCCTCTCTTGTGAGTGCCGCAACCTAATGGTTATTGACTGTGTTTGTGGGGCATGTCACTGTGATGTGCATTGTAACCTTCCCTTCTAAATCAAATAAGCAATAGAAGGGAAGGATATGTGTTGTGCCTAAGTGTGGTGGTGTCTGTGATTGGAGATTCAACTGTTGATAATGCTATGATTAATCTCTAAAGAGTATTTGCTGCTGTAACTGAGTAACAGTGAAGTTGATTATGACTGGTTGTTGTTTGCAGTATGAGTTATGGACCTTGATTGGTATCCGAGGTATTTGCTCTTACTTTGTAGCGAGTACATTGGCTAATTTCtgaactttcttcttcttgttggaATATTAGGATGGCTAATAATTGTGAGGGGAAACTGCCTAGCGATGCCAATACAGTACAGATTTCATCTATTAAATTGAATGCATCAAACTTTTTACTGTGGGAACGAGCTGTGAAGACTTATATAGGTTCAAGGGAGAAACTTCATATTTTGGTTGATCCCCCTGTCCTAGTAAATTTATCTGGACTGAATGAAGGATGATTATTTGCTTAGTGTTGGCTATGGAATAGTATGGAACAATCTATTAGTGTCAACTTTATGTTCTATCCAACTGCCAAAGAGGTTTGGGATGTTGCTCATGAGAGTTTTAGTCAAGACCAGAATATTTCTCGTGTGTACCAAATTTATGAAGACTATTTTTAAATTGGAACAAGGTGATAAATCTCTTAGTAAATATTAAAAAGGCAAGTGGGAAGAACTAAATCAGTATCAGCCTCTTACAGCTGATATTGATGTTCTCAAAAAGCAAAAGGCCAATTTTCAAGTTGCTAAATTTCTCCCTGTATTGGGAATCAACCTCTCCATGAAGGGTAAGGCTGCCTACAATCTACCTCTCCCAGGCCCTGCGaaatgcgggagccttgtgcactgggtacaacCCTTTAAATTTCTCCCTGAACTGAAGTCTGAGTTCAAAAGGGTAAAAGATCAGATGCTAGCAAGTGACAACTTGCCAGTACTGAATCACAAACACTTATGATTAACTCCTAAAAAGTCTTACTCCATACACATAAACGCAATTCCAAATGAATATAAATTCTTATGCATTATATGGCGAGAGAATAATAACTAACCAacacatcaaaccataaacatGAAGAAGTCTCAAAATATTTATTGATGTAAGAACATTAGGTTCCCAGCCAGTATGTTAACTTGTGAAGAAAACACAAAGAAGTTAGATGATACCTCAGCAAGACCCTCAGCAAGGGACTGGAGCTGGCCTGTAAGAGAAGTCACCTGCCTTTGGAGAGTTGGAATGACCTGTCTTGCCTGTTTAAATTCTGATCCCTGCTTCTCTAAAATCTCATGAAGTTGAGAGTTCATAATATCTGGGAACAGAATTGCACTTTTCAAGGATTttatttcttccctttgtttcaAACACAAGTCTTTCAACTTCTCGACCTGAAGAAGTATAGAAATGAAAATAAAGCACAAGGACCTCAGGTCACAACTCTGACAAATAACACAAAAATACTCAAAAGTAATAGCAAATATTGAACAAATTCCAAAAGACAATAATAACAATACAAAATGGTGTTATATTCTAAAGAAAATTGAAGCAGGTAATTAATGCTTTTTTCACTGCCATCAGGATGACAGTACCCCTTGACTTTTTGCCAAATGACAGTTATATCCTGGAAAAGTGACTTAAGTCTATGATGGCATTAAGAGTACAGAACACAAAATGAGAAAGgagtgaaggagaagaggagacaGAGAACTCGAATTGTGGCAAGTAAAACACTTTTGGATGGTGGTTCGTTCACAAGGAGgagacagacagagagagagagagagagagaccaaattGTGGCAACATAGCAGAAAATGATGGAGGAGAGAAGGCTCAGACAGAGGTGGGGAATTGAGTGTTTGTACATTGGTGATTTGATGAACAAAgatggtggaggagaagaggtagaagagagaaaggactTATGAGTTGGATGAGCTATTCAGGATTGGGTTATTTGCGTTTTAAAATAGTGCTTAGTTTCAACTAATGGATAGTTTAAGGTTAAGTTCAATTATAATTCATAATTTATATAGTGCTGTAGTTTTAGCTGATGGATGGTTTAAGTTCCTGATGCAGAAGCTAGACAGAGAAAGAATAAGGGCTAGTTGTGGGGTTACTTCTAGAAGCAATTCTCTGATTCCAACAGCCAGAGCCAGCAGCCAAtaatcttctttccttctttttttttccctagttTCTTTTTTGAGTCTCtagcctagtttctattttgagtctttagcatagtttctattttgttactATAAGGttcctattttctatttttctaagtTTGCTTGTAGTTTCTGTTTCTAAATTTATAATGTTATTGGCTGTAACTCAAGTAGTGGGTTGAAACCAcattctataaatagaggatgCTTGAAGCTGTTGAGGCATATGATTCCTGATGAATAAGAATTGTTGTTTGGTTTCTTCTACCTTCAGCAGTGGATCTCTCAAAGGAATTGGGTGGATTCCTGCAAGtttctccttttgtttcttctacCTTTCTGTTCTTAATAATCCTTATCAATGAGCTACAACACAGGTCAAAATTTATGGTCCTAAGCTCCATATCCAAtgctttccttttgtttcaaaATCTGCTCTGTTTCTGTTAGGATCATCTGATTCCGAGTTTTGCTTCTCATCTCTTTCTGTCATTAAGTCTAATCTGGTCTACTCTGATGTAGACCTGGGACTATAATTCCAGTTTGAGGCTCCTAGTACATCACTGTTATTCACATATTGCTGTTTTCTGAAATCTGAGAAGACCAACAATCACACCCCTTATAACAAGAAATCAATCTTTACTAGCTTACTTGCTACTACTAAACACTTGGAGGACGGGAATTGAATTTCAGGTTATTTGACCCAAGGGATTCCAAGTTACACATCAGTTAGTACAAGTTTTCCTCATCTTACCTGTTCTGTATCGGTTGCTGTATGTCAGAACCTCAGAAATGGATGTCTAGGCGTGTACTTTCACCTTAATTTATAGTTTCTTGGTTGCATCTTATTTTAAAAACAAAGTTTGTAATTTTAAAAGACTAGATTTAAATAATGCTTTATGTGCATGGGTAGTTGGCAACTGGCATTGCATCTGACGGAAATGGTAATCAAGAATTTTTAAAAGAATATAATTACAAGAACTCTGTTATGAGCATCCTTTAACACTACCACATTAGTTAAAGTTCAATAGAAGAATACTTTGCAATTCTAAGCAATAAAATGTATAGCAGATGAAACTTTTTAGGGAAACCAGTATGTCAGAGAAAAATGCATGGAGAAAAAATAAACAGTCAAAAGTGGCAGTTGATGTTCTTACGATGATATCTTCCTTTGCAGGTAAAGAACAAGAAATAGCTCAGCAAAACGAGAAAAAAATGAATCACTGAAAATgatattcaaaatttgaaaacgTTCGTTGCATAATTGAAGAATGCATTTGATAGGTCTGTGAAATAATTCAATTGAATGAAGCATTGAAAAGTCTAAATACACAACTCGACAAATAAATGGATCGATTTCTTAcaccaataaaataaattaaaatcgATTACTGAGGATAACAACAGTCGACAACGAGAATAGACGAATGTATGGACAAGGAGTATTACCTCTCTATTTTTCTCCTCAACCATCATCTTGAGCTCCCCGATTTCTGTTTCGTGCTCTTTGTTCTGATTCAAGAGCTCTCTCTCACTCCTAAGCACCATCGCCAACGTCCTTGTGTTCGCCTTCACCTCCGTCAATGCCTTAGTCTCAGTTCGACTCGTTGCGGGAGAAGAACCCTTTTGAAACAATTTCTTGGGGAAAGCTGAAAACTTTGACCCTTTCGCTGCCGTCTTCTTCAGATCCTCAGCTATAAAGTCGGCAGGTATAACGAGCGTTTTGTGATCCGCTCCCGCCTTCATTTTTGATCTCTTCTCCATGAATTTCTTCACCAAAGAACTCAAATTCTGTTCGTTCTTGATCTTAGTCGAAGCTATATCAGAAGATTTAGTTTTGGCAAGCACACGAGACGAATTCTCTGCAGTCGAGATAGGATCAGGCGACCTTCCGGTCAGGCGCTTGAGAGAAGAGGGATTCTTGCCAGGTTTTTTGAACTCGGAAGATGAGGATGGAGAAGAAGCCGAAGATCGAGAATCCAATGAGGAATACCGAGAGGAAGACTTGAGAGAGGCCATGTTCAAGGTTGAAAGCTAAAACAGAAATTTAGATAATCCAATGGGGGAAGGCAACTCTAGGTTTCTGAGAAAGGGAGGCTCAAATGTAGCTGTGCAGTGGTGTGGTGTCCTTGCGGGCGTGGCTCTATAGCGCTTTTTGGCGGCATctgaattcaaaatttttggcGTGTAGCACGGGTTTTGTGTGTACACGAAATTACTGCTCCGAGACCAAAATTTCCCGAGTTGGTCCAAATTTCGAACCGGGTTGGAATAATAGCTTGCTTTCGAAAGAATGAGTTGGAATCTAATGCTGCGTTAAGGACAAGGGCCCAAATTACCTATTCATACTTATTCATCTTTTGCCTTATGGGCGGACAACCTAACAATCTCCTCCCTCTATGCGAAAGGCAAATGTGGAACCTGAGATCCCGTCTCACACTCTACATCGGTGTTGATGTCTCAAACCGGATTATCCTTTGCCAAATGAGAATTTTTACGCTCTGACTGTAATGTGGGACTATCTTTTGCCTTATCTGTGGACATCCCGACAAATTCTTAGTCCAAGTCTAATTGCTAGAGCAACCACAATAGCTGATATCGAGAAGAGGTGAAGAGATGATCCATCACAACCAAAATCAGCTATTGCTGGTCATTTGAAGCCCATTGGTTTCTATTTCGTTGGGAATGTAGCATCGATGAAAATTAGATAGCTTCCTTGAGTAGGATCACAACAGAATTTTTTTCAAGATTTTCTTAGCTAAAGCACTCAAAGATGTtgaaatgagagaaagaatcaTCTTCACATTCCTATTTATTAGGGAGATCCATGTTGTGAAAGATGGGATtatgggtgcaagtttggtcatGTCGGCCCAAACTCGTCTTGGCCCGCCCTAAGCCCGAAAAAGACCTGAGCTGAGATACATGGCCTTGTGGGCGGGTTAGgtctggaaatttctggccctgagtcaggatcaggtcgggttagggttgaggcctcgggctgagcccaGCCCAACCTGGCCCAGCCTGACCCTAATTTTAAGTTATATAGTAAAACATATATtgatattatatattataaattttaaatgtcatacatattttgttatataatatattatacatgaagataataagtgataatatattttactatagtgttattttatgtaaaattgataattttttcccTGACCCAGCCCAATTCAATCCGgtccatgcatctctctcttcccccactccatgatcagggccaatcataTCAGCCCGACCCAatcctgagggcgggtcagggttggattttctaggccctaagtcagggtccGACTAGACTTGGGCCAACTAAAGAGACTCAGGATtggattggggttttaaaaagtcGGGCCCAACTaaaccttgttgcagccctagccCCTAGATGGGATTGTCTTTTCTAAATCTCCCATACCACAATTGCATGGAATgcataaaaaacacaaaaaagaaaaactattgcTTCTCTTTACTAGTTAGACTCGAAATTTTCCCCATTAATTCATAGAAAAGCACCGGCTGGACTAAAAGGCAGACCATATGGTAACACAAAAGGCAAATCTGCTTGCCAATCCATAATATGGGTAAAGATCAAAGTTAACAACATTACATTGCACAAAATTTGAATGGCCTGCAAATGCATTGATGCATGTTTTCCATAAGAACGCCTAAATTTTTAATGGTATCTTTTCTTTCCACAAAATCTTGCAAACCATTTTGCAGGTCAATTACGATTCAATTTCCGTTTAGATGACCAATTGACACTCACAAAGAACGTTTcccctaaatttttttatttttttatttttaaataaaagagaaaaaaaagtctGCCAGGTCACGGGGTGCATGTGCCCAGACAAAGGCTGGGTGAAATGGCCATCCCGCCcccgtgaaatgaaaaatcccatcTTTATTTTATGCCCTACACGCACTTTGATTGGCCTCACgttggtgcaggggccatgtAGCATGCAACTATccctaagggtgttaaacggtgcAATTCAGTTTGGTTCATGGTGTCAAATGtagaaaccaaaattgaaccatctATTAAATGATTTCATATattaaatcaaaaccgaacAATTTATTAAATGAATATACAGTTCCTAAACAATTCCATAGAAAATTGCGCACCCAAAAACCCactctcacaaaaaaaaaaattcataaacaattatTTAATGTAAATTTACTCTcgatctaattttttttcttttaaattttttagaactaaaaaaattcctttttcactttttgaattttttttcgaGTTCTTTTAAAA includes these proteins:
- the LOC122643936 gene encoding uncharacterized protein LOC122643936, with product MASLKSSSRYSSLDSRSSASSPSSSSEFKKPGKNPSSLKRLTGRSPDPISTAENSSRVLAKTKSSDIASTKIKNEQNLSSLVKKFMEKRSKMKAGADHKTLVIPADFIAEDLKKTAAKGSKFSAFPKKLFQKGSSPATSRTETKALTEVKANTRTLAMVLRSERELLNQNKEHETEIGELKMMVEEKNREVEKLKDLCLKQREEIKSLKSAILFPDIMNSQLHEILEKQGSEFKQARQVIPTLQRQVTSLTGQLQSLAEGLAEVKADKYALQACFEPHGNSPKTPAYDQEAANSLEFSSGDPVTPGSPDDMFLKDLNPCLTPYYAMTKSKEFEMMGYDSPNEEPLEAWNDDYLVSLSHGGKLSKSSEYCTRPSLGNAAAHVARRSDENKCVNGKVIYQKLF